One stretch of candidate division KSB1 bacterium DNA includes these proteins:
- a CDS encoding thiamine pyrophosphate-binding protein, producing METQEAMNLKSVVDVKAEPGDLEAYPQPGLLVPEALKEAGVEINFGVWGGHMWPFIDPMIKQGIKHVTVRHEGTAGYAAEAYARVSGKLGVCMATAGPGGTNLLSSVHQAAVSDTPMLCLLGGHECQDDGVATLQECYGEKVFESFTKLSKRLIDARTYKFWLRKAIQEAMTFPRGPSVLEFELNALTGPHPPYQNLYLENWLKEPVLVARPDPRVVEKILDLLSSTDKPVLYAGDEVMWTGAQAELREFARLAQIPVMGRRGGRGSFPEDDPLIWKSADIGAAADIFLVLGARMDFYDFFGTRFQIKKAVQIAEAPEYVSPWIPTELAVNANVKATLEDLIAALKKKSSPVPAARASWLEKVREVEKHRTDHLQQRAEQFKDLSPVHPAWLGKLIVEEADEMYKGELYYSFDAFTGSNFLSPYVQAKFAGQILDAGAFAGVGHGIGQAIGASFGCDKKKMVLAMMGDGGMGVHGMDVETALRHKLPIVYVVNNNGGWMGGSEAQYGRNFGWYGLPEGEVAPHFVIPDQRYDKMFEAIGCHGEWVTTNDGVRPALKRAFQAAEQGKTAVVNIKVDRSPVQSLLDSAICVNMWKHIPWNEATRYLRKMRLKFGGKAFKFEKYGLKPSDVKYDRWNLQEEDYELGIPED from the coding sequence ATGGAAACTCAAGAAGCGATGAACCTAAAGAGCGTGGTAGACGTCAAGGCCGAACCGGGCGATCTGGAGGCCTACCCCCAACCGGGATTGCTCGTACCCGAGGCCCTCAAGGAGGCGGGGGTCGAGATCAATTTCGGGGTTTGGGGTGGCCACATGTGGCCGTTCATCGACCCCATGATCAAGCAGGGCATCAAGCACGTTACGGTGAGGCACGAGGGCACGGCCGGCTATGCGGCTGAGGCGTACGCTAGGGTGTCCGGAAAGCTCGGCGTGTGCATGGCCACGGCTGGACCGGGCGGAACGAACCTTCTGAGCTCCGTGCACCAGGCCGCGGTCAGCGATACCCCCATGCTGTGTCTCCTGGGCGGCCACGAGTGCCAAGACGACGGCGTGGCGACTCTGCAAGAGTGCTACGGGGAGAAGGTCTTCGAGAGCTTTACGAAACTGTCGAAACGACTCATCGACGCCAGAACCTACAAGTTCTGGCTCCGCAAGGCCATCCAGGAGGCAATGACCTTTCCTCGGGGGCCCTCGGTGCTCGAGTTCGAGCTCAACGCCCTCACCGGCCCCCATCCCCCCTACCAGAACCTCTATCTTGAGAATTGGCTGAAGGAACCGGTTCTCGTGGCACGCCCGGATCCGCGAGTGGTCGAGAAGATCCTGGACCTGCTCTCCTCCACCGACAAACCCGTCCTCTACGCGGGCGACGAGGTGATGTGGACGGGTGCCCAGGCCGAGCTGAGGGAGTTCGCACGGCTTGCTCAGATTCCGGTGATGGGTCGCCGCGGCGGACGAGGCTCCTTCCCGGAAGACGATCCCCTGATCTGGAAGTCCGCCGATATTGGTGCCGCGGCGGACATCTTCCTCGTCCTCGGCGCGAGAATGGACTTCTACGACTTCTTCGGCACTCGGTTCCAAATCAAGAAGGCCGTTCAAATCGCAGAGGCGCCCGAGTACGTCAGCCCGTGGATCCCGACGGAACTTGCGGTCAACGCGAACGTCAAAGCCACCCTTGAGGACCTGATCGCAGCGCTGAAGAAGAAGTCTTCGCCAGTCCCGGCGGCCCGGGCGAGTTGGCTTGAGAAGGTGAGGGAGGTCGAGAAGCATCGGACCGACCACCTGCAGCAGCGGGCCGAGCAGTTCAAAGATTTGAGCCCCGTCCACCCCGCGTGGCTTGGCAAGCTCATCGTCGAAGAGGCCGACGAGATGTACAAGGGCGAGCTGTACTACTCGTTCGACGCGTTTACGGGCAGCAACTTCCTGAGCCCATACGTCCAGGCCAAGTTCGCAGGCCAGATCCTTGACGCAGGGGCGTTTGCCGGCGTCGGCCACGGGATAGGCCAGGCGATCGGCGCCTCTTTCGGCTGCGACAAGAAGAAGATGGTTCTCGCCATGATGGGCGACGGAGGCATGGGAGTCCACGGGATGGACGTCGAGACGGCACTGCGCCACAAACTTCCGATCGTCTACGTCGTGAATAACAACGGCGGTTGGATGGGCGGGTCTGAAGCGCAGTATGGACGCAACTTTGGTTGGTACGGCCTGCCGGAAGGTGAGGTCGCTCCCCACTTCGTCATCCCCGACCAGCGCTACGACAAGATGTTTGAGGCGATCGGTTGCCACGGAGAGTGGGTCACGACCAACGACGGAGTCCGCCCCGCACTGAAGAGGGCCTTCCAGGCGGCGGAACAGGGCAAGACCGCAGTTGTGAACATCAAGGTTGATAGGAGTCCGGTCCAGTCGCTCCTCGACAGCGCTATCTGCGTGAACATGTGGAAGCATATCCCTTGGAACGAGGCGACCCGGTACCTCCGGAAGATGCGCCTGAAGTTCGGTGGTAAGGCGTTCAAGTTCGAAAAGTATGGGCTGAAGCCGAGCGACGTGAAGTACGACCGGTGGAATCTGCAGGAAGAAGATTACGAGCTTGGAATTCCCGAGGACTAA
- a CDS encoding sigma-54-dependent Fis family transcriptional regulator, which yields MNFGDLGTRNPRLMQVMARIAKIALTDLNVLLVGETGTGKEAIAKHIHDESRRRSRPFKTVDCRTIDTRVFGNSFFAYAHATFTGNDSRRGLDLLGSADGGTLFLDEIGEMPVLVQAGLLTVLETSTFGSVESDREVTTDCRVIAATTRSLMELVAQGTFRSDLYYTLGVATFAIPPLRERPEDVPLLAEHMMRAFCERAGVQKKTLSPAAAKALEQYNWPGNVRELRNTVESGMLRCDGDEIGLSDLPSTVANAGSNGPSVTSRKQHSERPGALGVYDRAWTLHNDERRIILRALARHKRVRLAAEDLGISRSTLYRKLEALNIDYRSMFATSVRGPGNRHD from the coding sequence TTGAACTTCGGCGACCTCGGTACCCGGAACCCGCGACTCATGCAGGTCATGGCCAGGATCGCCAAGATCGCCCTGACGGACTTGAATGTCCTGCTCGTCGGTGAAACCGGGACCGGAAAAGAGGCGATCGCGAAGCACATCCACGACGAGAGCAGGCGGCGATCGCGTCCGTTCAAAACGGTCGATTGCCGAACGATCGACACACGAGTGTTCGGTAACAGTTTCTTCGCATATGCGCATGCGACCTTCACAGGTAACGACTCCCGGCGCGGACTGGATCTGTTGGGTTCGGCGGACGGCGGGACCCTGTTTTTGGATGAGATCGGAGAGATGCCTGTGCTCGTCCAGGCCGGCCTCCTGACAGTCCTTGAAACCTCGACTTTCGGGTCCGTTGAGTCGGACCGGGAGGTGACCACGGACTGCCGGGTCATCGCCGCAACCACTCGGTCGCTGATGGAACTGGTAGCACAGGGCACATTCCGTTCGGATCTCTACTACACGCTCGGCGTGGCCACGTTCGCAATCCCACCCCTGCGGGAGCGGCCCGAAGACGTGCCTCTTCTCGCGGAGCACATGATGAGAGCCTTTTGCGAGAGGGCCGGTGTTCAGAAAAAGACACTGTCGCCGGCAGCGGCCAAAGCGCTCGAGCAGTACAATTGGCCCGGAAACGTCAGAGAGCTTCGCAACACGGTCGAATCGGGAATGCTTCGCTGCGACGGCGATGAGATCGGTTTGAGCGACCTCCCGTCAACTGTGGCGAATGCTGGGAGTAACGGGCCAAGCGTCACGAGCCGGAAACAGCACTCCGAGCGCCCGGGAGCGCTGGGCGTGTACGATCGGGCCTGGACTCTACACAACGATGAGCGCCGCATCATTCTTCGCGCGCTGGCACGACACAAGAGGGTTCGCCTCGCAGCGGAGGATCTTGGTATCTCGCGCTCCACTCTCTATCGGAAATTGGAAGCGTTGAACATCGATTACAGGTCCATGTTCGCGACGTCCGTGCGAGGCCCCGGTAACCGGCACGACTGA